CATTAAAAATAACATCCTGTCGCAGAACGTAATGAAAAGAATTGCGATTCAGAGAATCAAAGGTGTAAACACCGTCCGAAGCCATGAACTGCCCATGATTATTCCCCTTTATTTCATTCCATATATCAGGAAATTCACGCTCAATAAGCCCCTCTTCCGGATTAAACAAAAACTTCCAGTCATAAGTTTCGTCCGGACCGAGAATCCAACCGCCGTTATCATTAAGAAGATAAAGACTTCCAAATGACTCCGCTCCGATTTCACTGAAAATCTTGAACAACTGCTCACCTGAAAAATTAATAACCAGAAAACCGGAGTTCATGTCGTCTACATAGATTTTCTTTACAATCCTAATCACCGGCGTGAAGGGAACAACTACTTTGCCGAACTCCATATTCAGGTCAAAGCTGGAAATATAGACCTCGTCCTCCAGCTTTAATGCTTCCTTAATATAAGTACGACCGCTTTTGTCCTGAAGATAATTCCCGGCAACACGCAGCGGACGGCCATTGGTAATATTAACCCTAACCAGCTCCATGCCCTGCGGCGAAAGGTAGCGTAACTGAACACATCCTTTGCAGCGGGAACCAAATACAGAAAAAATATCCGCGATCTGGTCATCAATTCCATACGGGTCTCCCCGCATTGCCAATTGCGCCTCGAGCAGGCCGGCAAGTATCGTGGTATTTTCAATGCCGGATTCTAGCCAGGAATTGAAAGCCGAAATATTGCTTTTTACCAGTTCCACCTCATGATTTTTAACAATGCCGAAATACTGATTTCTCTGAGCAATCATTGCCCATGCAGAGACCGCGATAATCAGTACCGCAACAAGAAAAAAACGCTTGATGAAATATAAAAAGACACTGCTTGAGCTTTTTGTTTTCATAAAATTAAATATCCCGAACAGAAGTTCATTGTGAGCATCACGATAAGTCGAACAATGGAAATTCAACGGTGAATGCATTACAGCAACAAAATATTACATTATTTCAGGATCACGTTCAACGTAATTGGAAAAGTTACGAATTCGCTGAGCCGTTCGAACAGATATACCGAACCTCTCCGCCACCTGTGCAGGAGTTGCCCCACCATCATAAGCCTTGAAAATCCGTTCCCGAAGCTTGAGTTTATGCAATTCTTCCAGATCAGGTACGGAAACCCTTATCCCACCCCAGAAATACATCAAACGTTCAGCTGCCTCCCTGCCCAGCACACTGATCAACCCCTCTGCGGACATAGCCCGCCTTCCCTCCATATCCGGATAAGTATCACTTCCTGAAACAGTGCCCAACCTCATATGATTACTCCTTTTCAGCTAACGATTACCTTAATCACCAACCAAAGATTCCCTCTAAAGATCTTGGCCTGATGGTAACAACGGAACCGTACTATTACCAAAAAGAACCCAATGCAAGCCATTTCGGCTATAAATTTTACCAATTGGTAAAAACTTAAACAAAAAGAAAACTTAATAGGGACTTTTCTTAATAAAAAGTGTAATTATATTTACAAGGAGGAAACATGGGTTTTTACACAGATTTAGTCGAAGGACTGCGAAATATGATCGGTCCAAACCGCAAATATGCCAACCCTACACAGATGGCTAAAGCATGCGAAGTGGCTCCCAATCAGATTATTCGCTACATTAAACAGGAACGCGGCAAACATATTCAGGTACTGGCGAGAGTACTCGATAAAATCGGAGCCAGAATTGTCTTTCCAGAAGAAGAAACAGAAAGCAGCAACGATTTCCGAAAAGCCCCTAGAGCACTGGCCCGCACCGAGCGGGACGGCAAAAAACTTAATATAGACAACGATGCACCGGACCTGCTGGCTTTCAGCACCAACTGGATGGCTGAAAAGGGCGATCCTGATTCCATGAAAATATTAACCGTCACCGGCAATGCTATGGCTCCACGTATTGAAGACGGTAATCATGTGCTGGTAGACGAATCTCAAAAAGATTTCTTTGAAGGACGCATATATGCCGTGAGAATAGATGAAGAAATTCTCATCCGCCGAGTAGCAAGGGAGCCAGGAAGAATCCTGCTCATTTCCGAGAATCAAGAAGCTTCTCCCGGACCGATAACTTTGGAAAACAGCAATCCGACTCACAACTGGGCCTCCATCGGCAGAGTCGTCTTTGTAGCCAAAGACATCCTTTAAGAATATCAATTTCATGATTTACAAAAAAAACTCAATCATGCTGTTGACAGTTTTTAATAATGACTTACTTTCATTCAATCCCTGCGGCAGGATTCTATTTCCTACAACCTCATGAAAGGCCGTAGCGGTTCACAGGCGATAAGCCTGAAAGCAAAAAATTGTATCGAAATATTGGAGGAAAACTGATGAAACTTAAGCCGTTAGCAGATCGTGTTCTGGTCAGACGCCTTGAAGTGGAAGAAAAAACCGTTGGTGGAATCATCATCCCTGATTCCGCAAAAGAAAAACCCCTTAAGGGTGAAGTCGTAGCCGCCGGTCCCGGCAAACTCGACGACAATGGTTCCAGAATCGTTCTGGGTGTGAAAGAAGGCGACGCAGTACTTTTCGCAAAATACGCTGGCACTGAAATCAACATTGAAGGTGTAGACCACCTGATCATGCGCGAAGACGACATCCTCGCGGTTGTCGAATAATCAGGCCGCTCCGGTAATCGCACTTATGTACAGCCCCAAGGCTGGATAGTTTAATACATTTCTTTATTCTAAGGAGAAACACCAAATGGCTAAACAGATTCTTTTTGATGCCAAAGCTCGTGAAAAACTGAAACTCGGCGTAGACAAACTCGCCAACGCTGTGAAAGTAACCCTCGGACCCAAAGGCCGTAACGTTGTTATGGACAAATCCTTCGGTTCCCCGGTCATTACCAAAGACGGTGTTTCCGTAGCCAAAGAAATCGAACTGGAAGACAAGTTCGAAAACATGGGCGCACAGATGGTTAAGGAAGTTGCTTCCAAAACCTCCGACATCGCCGGTGACGGTACCACCACTGCTACCATCCTCGCTCAGTCCGTTTTCACCGAAGGTGTAAAACTCGTTGCAGCAGGCCGTAACCCCATGGCTATCAAACGCGGTATCGATAAAGCAGTTGAAGCAATCATCGATCACCTCGAAGGTCTTGCTAAACCCACCCGCGACCAGAAAGAAATCGCTCAGGTCGGTACCATCTCCGCAAACAACGACGTAACCATCGGTAACATCATTGCTGAAGCCATGAACAAGGTCGGCAAAGAAGGCGTTATCACTGTTGAAGAAGCAAAGGGCCTCGACACAACTCTCGACGTTGTTGAAGGTATGCAGTTCGACCGCGGTTACCTTTCCCCCTATTTCGTATCCAACGCAGAAAAAATGATCTGCGAAATGGATGAGCCTCTGATCCTGATCAGCGAAAAGAAAGTCACCAGCATGAAAGAACTCCTGCCCGTTCTCGAGCAGGTTGCTAAAATGAGCAAACCTCTGGTGATCATCGCTGAAGATATCGAAGGCGAAGCTCTGGCTACTCTCGTAGTTAACAAACTGCGCGGTACCCTCAACGTTGTTGCTGTTAAGGCTCCCGGTTTCGGTGACCGCCGTAAGGCCATGCTCGCTGATATCGCAGCTCTCACCGGCGGCGCAGTTGTTTCCGATGACATCGGTCTCAACCTCGAAGCAGTTTCCCTTGAGCACCTCGGTTCCGCTAAACGCGTTGTAATCGACAAAGACAACACCACTCTCGTAGACGGTGCTGGCGAAGGCGAATTGATCAAAGCCCGTGTTGGCCAGATCCGCAACGAAATCGACCTCTCCACTTCCGATTACGACCGTGAAAAACTTCAGGAACGCCTCGCTAAAATCGTTGGCGGCGTAGCAGTCATCAA
This sequence is a window from Marinifilum sp. JC120. Protein-coding genes within it:
- a CDS encoding helix-turn-helix domain-containing protein, which codes for MRLGTVSGSDTYPDMEGRRAMSAEGLISVLGREAAERLMYFWGGIRVSVPDLEELHKLKLRERIFKAYDGGATPAQVAERFGISVRTAQRIRNFSNYVERDPEIM
- a CDS encoding helix-turn-helix transcriptional regulator, with translation MGFYTDLVEGLRNMIGPNRKYANPTQMAKACEVAPNQIIRYIKQERGKHIQVLARVLDKIGARIVFPEEETESSNDFRKAPRALARTERDGKKLNIDNDAPDLLAFSTNWMAEKGDPDSMKILTVTGNAMAPRIEDGNHVLVDESQKDFFEGRIYAVRIDEEILIRRVAREPGRILLISENQEASPGPITLENSNPTHNWASIGRVVFVAKDIL
- the groL gene encoding chaperonin GroEL — encoded protein: MAKQILFDAKAREKLKLGVDKLANAVKVTLGPKGRNVVMDKSFGSPVITKDGVSVAKEIELEDKFENMGAQMVKEVASKTSDIAGDGTTTATILAQSVFTEGVKLVAAGRNPMAIKRGIDKAVEAIIDHLEGLAKPTRDQKEIAQVGTISANNDVTIGNIIAEAMNKVGKEGVITVEEAKGLDTTLDVVEGMQFDRGYLSPYFVSNAEKMICEMDEPLILISEKKVTSMKELLPVLEQVAKMSKPLVIIAEDIEGEALATLVVNKLRGTLNVVAVKAPGFGDRRKAMLADIAALTGGAVVSDDIGLNLEAVSLEHLGSAKRVVIDKDNTTLVDGAGEGELIKARVGQIRNEIDLSTSDYDREKLQERLAKIVGGVAVINVGAATETEMKEKKARVEDALNATRAAVEEGIVPGGGTALIRCLPALENVTASDDDETAGIDIIRRAIEEPLRQIAGNAGLEGSIVVEKVKESKDGNGFNAAIGEYEDLIKAGVIDPKKVTRIALQNAASVAGLLLTTECAIAEKPSKADDMPAGMPGGMGGGMPGMGGMGGMGGMGGMY
- a CDS encoding co-chaperone GroES, coding for MKLKPLADRVLVRRLEVEEKTVGGIIIPDSAKEKPLKGEVVAAGPGKLDDNGSRIVLGVKEGDAVLFAKYAGTEINIEGVDHLIMREDDILAVVE